From Saccopteryx leptura isolate mSacLep1 chromosome 3, mSacLep1_pri_phased_curated, whole genome shotgun sequence, one genomic window encodes:
- the LOC136397838 gene encoding large ribosomal subunit protein eL29-like yields the protein MRFAKKHNKKGLKKMQANNAKAMTARAEAIKALVKPKEVKRKIPKGGSRKLSQLAYIAHPKFGKRARACITKGLRLSRPKAKAQTKAQTKLQPAAQAAAQAAALAPTSKGAQVPGPKGAQALAPKGAQAPAPKGAQAPTKALQ from the coding sequence ATGCGCTTTGCCAAGAAGCACAATAAGAAAGGCCTGAAGAAGATGCAGGCCAATAATGCCAAGGCCATGACTGCACGTGCTGAGGCCATCAAGGCCCTTGTCAAGCCCAAGGAGGTCAAGCGCAAGATCCCCAAGGGCGGTAGTCGCAAGCTCAGCCAACTCGCCTACATTGCTCACCCCAAGTTCGGGAAACGTGCTCGTGCCTGCATCACCAAGGGTCTCAGGCTCTCCCGGCCAAAGGCCAAGGCTCAGACCAAGGCTCAGACCAAGCTCCAGCCTGCGGCTCAGGCTGCTGCTCAGGCTGCAGCTCTGGCTCCAACTTCCAAAGGAGCTCAAGTTCCGGGTCCCAAAGGTGCCCAGGCGCTGGCTCCCAAAGGTGCCCAGGCTCCGGCTCCCAAAGGTGCCCAGGCCCCCACAAAGGCTCTGCAGTAG